The following proteins come from a genomic window of Phnomibacter ginsenosidimutans:
- a CDS encoding alpha/beta fold hydrolase, with product MKQLTGIAFVLMLMVTTASAQTNCSFNWGWRMQTAQLSNQLSVSYFDTGKGQPIVLLHGLGGHAAHWLQNIDGLVKAGHRVIAINLPGYGSSQPMLANDAAKQLHNYTFVVQALVEKLALKKVLLTGHSMGGQIAMLISLQQPKWLEKLVLAAPAGLETFTAQEASLLKQYATPAFFKQQDSATIARNVKTSFYNMPASAAALIQERNSMKSCAGFDDYCKTISAGVAGMLGAPVVDQLSQIRVPVLVVFGKQDASIPNKLLHPQMQHADVMNVALQHIPTVSAVWLEETGHMLQWEQPAAFHNALLTFIHQ from the coding sequence ATGAAACAACTAACCGGTATCGCTTTTGTATTGATGCTGATGGTAACAACTGCTTCAGCACAAACCAACTGCAGCTTCAACTGGGGTTGGCGCATGCAAACGGCACAACTGTCCAATCAACTTTCAGTTAGTTATTTCGATACAGGCAAAGGCCAGCCCATTGTGCTCCTGCATGGTTTGGGCGGGCATGCTGCGCATTGGTTGCAAAATATAGATGGCCTGGTAAAAGCCGGTCATCGGGTGATTGCTATTAACCTGCCGGGCTATGGCAGCAGCCAGCCCATGCTGGCAAATGATGCGGCAAAACAATTGCACAACTATACATTCGTGGTGCAAGCATTGGTAGAAAAACTTGCATTGAAAAAGGTATTGCTCACCGGGCACAGCATGGGCGGACAAATAGCGATGCTCATTTCCTTGCAACAACCCAAGTGGCTGGAAAAATTGGTATTGGCAGCTCCTGCAGGGTTGGAAACGTTTACTGCTCAGGAAGCGTCGCTCCTCAAGCAATATGCAACGCCTGCGTTTTTCAAACAGCAGGATAGTGCAACAATTGCCCGTAATGTGAAAACAAGTTTTTACAACATGCCTGCATCTGCTGCTGCGTTGATTCAGGAACGCAATAGCATGAAAAGCTGTGCCGGGTTCGATGATTATTGTAAAACCATATCTGCAGGTGTGGCCGGCATGCTTGGCGCACCTGTAGTCGATCAACTGTCACAAATACGTGTACCGGTATTAGTAGTCTTTGGAAAGCAAGATGCTTCCATTCCTAACAAATTATTACATCCACAAATGCAACATGCCGACGTTATGAACGTGGCATTGCAACACATTCCAACTGTATCAGCTGTATGGCTCGAAGAAACCGGGCACATGTTGCAGTGGGAACAGCCAGCAGCATTCCACAACGCATTGCTCACATTTATCCATCAATAA
- a CDS encoding sodium:solute symporter family transporter, with protein sequence MAIVCQPHIITRSLLLKDDKGMNRFLWVAVILLILFFTVVFTGLYARVLFPDLMVAGKPLPLDAVMSAYVTTYFSPVVSLFLVVGLLASGVATLESLIQSISTTITTDIIAAFAPKVIGKQQLFVNRLVIAVMAAVTIALSYQQLVNPDLSVGILAQNGVYASFSAAFVPLLFGMFLKNVPVQAAFSASVAAVVAHFGIYYGRLTPYMETGTRNPGIAAALAILISLLVGTVVLVLYRQTKKEVAV encoded by the coding sequence GTGGCGATTGTTTGTCAGCCACACATCATTACCCGTTCATTGCTGTTGAAAGATGACAAAGGCATGAACCGTTTTTTGTGGGTAGCAGTCATTTTACTCATCCTGTTTTTTACGGTGGTGTTTACCGGTTTGTATGCCCGTGTGTTGTTTCCTGATTTGATGGTAGCAGGCAAACCATTGCCCCTCGATGCGGTAATGAGTGCTTACGTGACCACGTATTTTTCTCCCGTGGTGAGTTTGTTTTTGGTAGTAGGTTTACTGGCATCGGGTGTAGCTACACTGGAGAGCCTCATTCAATCTATCAGCACTACCATCACCACTGATATTATTGCGGCATTTGCACCCAAGGTCATTGGCAAGCAGCAATTGTTCGTCAATAGATTAGTTATTGCTGTAATGGCTGCGGTCACCATCGCACTGTCTTATCAGCAGTTGGTCAATCCCGATTTGAGTGTGGGAATACTGGCACAAAACGGCGTCTATGCATCTTTCTCCGCCGCCTTTGTGCCATTATTATTTGGTATGTTTTTGAAAAATGTACCCGTGCAGGCTGCTTTCAGTGCATCTGTTGCAGCGGTGGTAGCACACTTCGGTATTTACTACGGCCGCCTAACGCCATACATGGAAACCGGCACCCGCAATCCGGGCATTGCCGCTGCCTTGGCTATCCTCATTTCGCTATTGGTTGGAACCGTTGTTTTGGTACTTTACCGCCAAACCAAAAAGGAGGTAGCAGTATGA